The Cryptococcus neoformans var. neoformans B-3501A chromosome 4, whole genome shotgun sequence genome has a window encoding:
- a CDS encoding hypothetical protein (HMMPfam hit to tRNA-synt_2, tRNA synthetases class II (D, K and N), score: 252.9, E(): 5.6e-73; HMMPfam hit to tRNA_anti, OB-fold nucleic acid binding domain, score: 57.2, E(): 4.4e-14) yields MRSTQRRLSSLPPTIRSLLSSRRSTLPSVSSTTHLETVSCANEPVEVNGWIKSVRAHKNVAFVEVSDGSTGENIQAVLKGKSKAEGLSIGASAKLKGRLEQSRGRGQDVELVVEDAQVLGTCDAEAYPIQKKSLPASVLRDNAHLRFRTSQTAAVMRIRDALARDWHDWFESHDFVHVHTPILTGSDCEGAGEVFTIVDHPPPSSSSSPQPFFPHPVHLTVSAQLHLEAPTHALSRTYTLSPSFRAEPSLTSRHLSEFHMLEAEVAWENDLDGLLSVVEEGVKSTVGNILNGEKRGKRLRDDLSIVAKSLRDVDDLGSVIDPAQEFADPLYHLQLVMDKPFTRITYTSALELLSSLHADSPSTISPPPLWGQGISTDHEKLLAAHFNGPVFVTRYPKELKPFYMLPTPSTIENEKTHASQGSTVECFDLLFPHWGEMAGGSLREHRLTELTHAIEEMGMKKEEYNWYLDLRKYGSVPHGGWGMGWDRWVGWVTGLGNVRDVVPYARWKGHCKY; encoded by the exons ATGCGCTCAACTCAGCGCAGGCTTTCGTCCCTCCCTCCGACTATCCGCTCTTTGCTCTCTTCGCGTCGTTCCACTCTTCCGTCtgtctcttccaccactcaCCTTGAAACGGTATCATGCGCGAACGAGCCTGTGGAAGTTAATGGATGGATCAAGTCTGTGAGGGCTCACAAGAATGTGGCATTTGTGGAAGTGAGCGATGGTAGCACTGGCGAGAATATTCAAGCGGTGttgaaaggaaagagcaaGGCCGAAGG TTTGAGTATCGGGGCTAGTGCCAAGCTCAAAGGAAGATTAGAGCAGTCACGAGGGCGAGGACAAGATGTCGAacttgttgttgaagatgCCCAAGTGCTGGGTACATGTGATGCCGAG GCCTATCCCATTCAGAAGAAGTCGCTACCTGCTTCAGTCCTTCGGGATAATGCCCATCTGAGATTCCGGACGTCTCAAACAGCGGCAGTCATGCGGATACGGGATGCGTTAGCTCGAGACTGGCATGATTGGTTCGAG AGTCACGATTTTGTCCACGTTCACACGCCAATACTGACTGGGTCGGATTGTGAAGGCGCTGGAGAAGTCTTCACCATCGTTGATCACCCACCTCCGTCGTCATCTAGCTCTCCTCAGCCATTCTTCCCTCATCCAGTCCATCTCACTGTTTCAGCTCAACTGCACCTTGAAGCTCCCACGCATGCGCTCTCCCGAACCTACACCCTATCTCCCTCTTTTCGAGCTGAACCCTCATTGACATCTAGACATTTATCCGAATTTCATATGCTTGAAGCCGAAGTCGCTTGGGAAAATGATTTGGATGGACTGTTGAGCGTAGTTGAGGAAGGTGTGAAAAGTACTGTTGGGAATATATTGAATGGTgaaaaaaggggaaagaggttgAGGGACGACTTGAGTATCGTCGCCAAGTCTCTTCGCGATGTTGATGACCTTGGATCTGTGATTGATCCGGCTCAGGAATTCGCAGACCCCTTATATCATTTGCAACTGGTAATGGACAAGCCTTTCACCCGTATTACCTACACGTCGGCTCTTGAGCtactttcttctttgcaCGCCGATTCGCCCTCTACGATATCCCCACCACCTTTATGGGGTCAAGGAATATCCACAGATCACGAAAAGCTTTTGGCGGCGCATTTCAACGGACCGGTATTTGTGACGAGGTATCCCAAGGAGCTAAAGCCCTTTTACATGCTCCccaccccttccaccaTAGAAAACGAAAAAACCCACGCATCGCAAGGTTCAACGGTGGAATGCTTTGACCTTCTATTTCCTCACTGGGGTGAGATGGCTGGCGGCTCTCTTCGTGAGCATCGTTTGACTGAACTCACTCATGCGATCGAAGAAATGGggatgaaaaaggaagaatatAATTGGTATCTTGACTTAAGAAAGTACGGAAGTGTGCCCCATGGGGGTTGGGGTATGGGATGGGATAGATGGGTTGGATGGGTGACTGGCTTGGGTAATGTGAGAGATGTGGTGCCGTATGCCAGATGGAAGGGACATTGCAAATATTGA
- a CDS encoding hypothetical protein (Match to ESTs gb|CF185552.1|CF185552, gb|CF185551.1|CF185551): MSYLNSYQHPFSNLPKDIHLTTPPDQYDFNYVFEVKELRSDRVELRPLVPSLHAQLIYDGVTKYPEVLRWLGVKPFEDLGDVLVWIETTCRAPSDSQFFAIFSEPPNSQDKKVAPEDYEFAGIIGMINSSYQAMISEPGYITILPPYHRTHVQTHCSGLIMHRILDHPSQGGLGLRRCQWLTTTLNSASQAASKRMGFTFEGVLRCMKVLPQGKEGIRDGRPNVRQAECMVRNDWYSSVTWYEWEESVREHVDKLMARR, encoded by the exons ATGTCATACCTCAACTCCTACCAACATCCCTTCAGCAATCTCCCAAAGGATATACACCTCACCACCCCCCCAGACCAGTATGACTTCAACTACGTCTTCGAAGTCAAGGAGCTCAGGTCAGATCGAGTCGAGCTCAGGCCGCTGGTA CCATCTCTCCATGCCCAACTCATTTATGATGGTGTGACAAAATACCCAGAGGTATTGAGGTGGCTCGGTGTCAAACCCTTTGAAGACTTGGGTGACGTACTTGTTTGGATAGAGACTACCTGCAGGGCACCTTCC GACTCTCAATTTTTTGCCATCTTCTCGGAACCACCCAATTCCCAGGACAAAAAAGTTGCTCCGGAAGATTACGAATTTGCAGGGATCATCGGGATGATCAACTCGAGCTATCAGGCTATGATTTCAGAGCCCGGCTATATCACCATTCTGCCTCCATACCAT AGGACGCACGTGCAAACCCACTGTTCCGGTCTGATCATGCATCGCATCCTCGATCACCCTTCTCAGGGTGGACTGGGGCTCAGGAGGTGTCAGTGGCTCACTACGACTCTTAACTCCGCCAGCCAAGCAGCATCCAAAAGGATGGGATTCACCTTTGAGGGAGTGCTCCGTTGTATGAAGGTTTTACCtcagggaaaggaaggtaTCAGGG ATGGACGACCGAATGTCAGACAGGCGGAGTGCATGGTCCGAAACGACTGGTACTCCTCTGTTACATGGTACGAATGGGAAGAAAGTGTGAGAGAGCATGTTGATAAGCTTATGGCCAGACGATAG